Genomic segment of Arachis hypogaea cultivar Tifrunner chromosome 11, arahy.Tifrunner.gnm2.J5K5, whole genome shotgun sequence:
TTCTTCAATCAGGGGCATGGCCTAGCTTTTCAAGTCCTGTGGAACCCTGGAGGATTACATAATTATGAGGCAGGCGTTAGCTTAAGTTAGGGGGTACATTCTTTTTAGTATTGTACACCCTGCCAATTTTGATAAATTATTCttacaattatatttttattatttttgtttagctCATTGTAATATTTATACCTTTTACCACAAGGTTATTCCTTGAATACATCCCCTATCCCACGCTTATAGCAAATCCATAGTTTAAGGATTCATGATAATGCATTTGTTTCTTTACCTTTGTATTATTAACATTTGACCAGAAGGATTGTCATATATTCTGGAACTTTAAGGGATTCACTTTTATGGCAACTACTGTGTTTGTATATTTATCTGGCTCTTTAATTTGTTTCTCTGTTATTGAAAtcaggtagggtagggtttgtCACGTGTGATTCGTTCGTGTTTGTGGGATTCTCTGGACAGAGTTAAGTTTTGAATTTTCCATATAGTTTATATTTGGTTTTGGCTGGTCGTACTTTTCCTGAAATTCTCCCTAACCTTTCATTTGTCACTTcactttttagtattttttttagatCTTATAGTACTGATTAAGAATATATCAAAGTCTAAAATATCAGACAAAGGAATTGAAGAGAGTATTGTTTACCAGAATTCTAATTCAAATTGACAGTAATTATAACGTTATTTTTTTGTAGAATTACTTACATAACTACCCTTCATCAGAAACAGACCTAACATTTCAGAAAcagaaaattaatttataaagaaTATCACATTATAAAACACACTCTAAATGCATGATGCACAACATAACACTTCATAGCAAAGCATAAATATTTCCATGATAAATCCTTATGTCCATTTTCCGAGTGAATCACCAACATTTAGTGATCACAGTATACTGAAGAGAATTGCTGCTATGGTGATCTCCACAATCAggatctttgctttcttcaagTATAATCAACCAATCAAGATGGATTAGCAGTTCTCAGGAACTTACAACCTGACCAACAATTACGGTAATATCATCAAGCTTCCCACCTGATACAATGATATAGTAGTGTGGTTAGCCACAAATTCGGAGAAAAATAGTCATTATAAAATTGCTAAGATTAGTCTCTAGGTAAAGATACGAATAGTAGCTTTCATGATGTCATAAATTCAAACCTCCATGCGCCTTGCAATACACAACTGTAAGAAGGAACGGATTTTCAGACGTGGAAATTTCACGACCTTATCGTGTTGATTCTCATGATTGATCAAGAAGGCGGAGCCAAGTATAGACCCATAGAAAGTCAAAAACATCTAATCAATGGTGAAAATCAACACGATAAGGTCATGGGAAATCTTCACATGAGCATACCCTCATTTTATGGTGTGTTTTGCCTTACCTGTAAGCTTCATTCCAAGAATCTTCTTCCATAGCGGCGCATCATAACCCTGGCATATTGGTAgagaaacattaaaaaaaaatatgaaaagggAGAGCCAAAGTTTGTGAAACTCTTAACTAAACTTTCGCTGATTCAAAAAGTTGTCAATTTTGACAAAGTAGTacatcaaaaaattaatatacttGGACAATCCGagtatattaatttttcaatacACTACTTTGTCGAAATTGACCATCATTTCAAAACGGAATCGGTGACTTTTTCTTTACCTTAGACCTGGCCTCCAATGAATAGGGAGAATCAAAATTTGAATCCGTGGCATGAATTCTTGCCAAGTTAGCTAATGCCTTTGCTAGCAACAAAATGAATTTCAGGTTAGTGAAGCTCAAATGGTGGTTTTCTAAATTCCTCCAAATGGATCAATCaacaagaaaggaaagaaggaagACAATACCAGCCTCAGTAACATCTCTGTATGTAGCAATGGTCGAAACAATTTCGTAGTCAAAAACATTATCAAAAAGACCATCAGACCCCATGACAATTGTATCTCCCTCTATCAACTCCACATCGCTTACCTGTTTTCCCAGCTGAAGAGGTTGGTATGAAAAGATATAACAGAAAGAACCACAAATAtctagaaatcaaaattgcaaagttgtgtgcaaaggccagCACACAATTCCGAGTAAACATTACATTTCTTTGCCTTAACCTAAGCAAACACATGGTTCTTGGTAGTTTGAGTGAGAGGACGAAATTAAAGCAAGTTAAGATGAATGTGAAGTGGTACCGCTGCATCAAGGTATGTTTGGCCGGCCCTCTCGGAGCTCAGTTGGAATGGACAGTCAAAGTAATGTTCTTGTGGTGAAGTGGAAAAAATTACACTGCCTGGAAAAAGCAAAACAGCACATAAAAGAAGATTTAGCTCTCAACACTTGAGGAGGGTGttgcaaaagaaagaaaacattAGCAAGAACATTAGAGTATCTCACTTTAATTTACCCAAAAATTTTCATATAGCAAATTCCATTAGACTTATCAGCAAAGATCATAGTTGGATGAAATATAGCATTAGATCTTACCATTGCGGATAACTCTTAATCCACAATCCCCAACATTGGCAATCTTCAAAATCCCATTCTTCTCCAGCATAGCAACAATGCTtcatgaaaaagatagaaaatgaAGTAACTTAAAAGTGGAATTGTTTAAAATGCACAAGTAAATATTTGAATATATCTACTGAAAACTTAAAATCCAATTGAAAAGTGAATGGACTTACACAGTGGCTGAGCCTGTTGAGGAAGTAGCAGCATGCGATTTCCTTATAAGAATTTGAGGATCATAGTTCACCTGATTAACCCATCAATATCCAAGTTGCTAGTTAGCCAACAGCATTAACTACATAGAAACATTCACATCGATATTCCAAACAATACCCTTGATTCATCATGCCTACACATACCACCCAAGATGTTAATGGCATGTAGGGAGCTCGGTATCACATTTTGTAAGATAGAAAGGTCAGTGTATTTTTTGCAAACCAGACTCGTGTATAATATTCCTTAACCTCAAGGGAGGACAGTGTCATTTACCCAAGAACAAATGCATGTACCTTGAGAACAGAATAATTATAACTTAAAAACAATATTCATTGTCATAATTACCTCCATATCTTCAACAAAATTAGAAGCATTAGCTAGCAATTCACGTGGGAACAACGAAGGATCCACGTCCTCTTCTGCCCAACTGTGGCACAGAACGAGAAGAAGATAATGTTAATACAGCTCAATTTTAACATATGATGCAATCTTACTCCAGTTAAGTTAATTAATCAAAACCAGTTTCAAAGTTTTATATTGTGTTTTTGTTCAATGATTGAAGTTTTACACTAGGAAAGAGCTAgatacagagagagagagagagagagagagagagagagagtagcatACCCAGAAACACCATCAGCAATAGCAAGAACTCCCCCATTATAGTTGCTGACAAGCAAAGCATCTTCCCCACCTCTATCAACCTTAAGAAAAAGAACAGGACTTCAGAAAGTGGGAGGGACATGGGAAATGATAAAATAAATTCCATCTAATGCCATCATCTTATGTTGGTTTTCTTCCCTCTAATTTGGGAGGAATAGGATTCAATGCAAAATGCTAATTTCTTTCCCCCAACAAAATTAGTATATTCCATTGCTATATCAAAAAAATAGAATGAGAAATTACTccattttaataacaaaaatatcaaaACAATGGAACAGAACAATTATATGATTATATCACTCTACTCCATTCCATTCCCTTGCTTTCCTCTCCATCTTATTCCATTCCGGGATTTCAACTGAAAACTCTTCTTCCAGGTATCTTTAACCCTACAGGTCAAGAATTAATCTGTTATGGGACTCAGTTCTATTTAAGGATttgtcgctggccaatgggttgctgtatACACAAGACGAGATTCAAACTCCTGACATTTGTTTAAGcgaactagtgagctaaccactagactaaCCCAACTtagttgaaaaacaatttaatttattaatgatgACAAATATGAGTTTGGTTGGGTTAAAAGCCCAATTTGTGTTTGATTGTTGTATAGTTGTGCAGGCCCAAAAGTCATTGGTGCAGCCCAAACAATGGAACCACAAGGCTAAAAAATCAGCAA
This window contains:
- the LOC112719934 gene encoding probable protein phosphatase 2C 26 isoform X1; the protein is MERKAREWNGVDRGGEDALLVSNYNGGVLAIADGVSGWAEEDVDPSLFPRELLANASNFVEDMEVNYDPQILIRKSHAATSSTGSATVIVAMLEKNGILKIANVGDCGLRVIRNGSVIFSTSPQEHYFDCPFQLSSERAGQTYLDAALGKQVSDVELIEGDTIVMGSDGLFDNVFDYEIVSTIATYRDVTEAAKALANLARIHATDSNFDSPYSLEARSKGYDAPLWKKILGMKLTGGKLDDITVIVGQVVSS
- the LOC112719934 gene encoding probable protein phosphatase 2C 1 isoform X4; this translates as MEVNYDPQILIRKSHAATSSTGSATVIVAMLEKNGILKIANVGDCGLRVIRNGSVIFSTSPQEHYFDCPFQLSSERAGQTYLDAALGKQVSDVELIEGDTIVMGSDGLFDNVFDYEIVSTIATYRDVTEAAKALANLARIHATDSNFDSPYSLEARSKGYDAPLWKKILGMKLTGGKLDDITVIVGQVVSS
- the LOC112719934 gene encoding probable protein phosphatase 2C 26 isoform X2, yielding MERKAREWNGVDRGGEDALLVSNYNGGVLAIADGVSGWAEEDVDPSLFPRELLANASNFVEDMEVNYDPQILIRKSHAATSSTGSATVIVAMLEKNGILKIANVGDCGLRVIRNGSVIFSTSPQEHYFDCPFQLSSERAGQTYLDAAVSDVELIEGDTIVMGSDGLFDNVFDYEIVSTIATYRDVTEAAKALANLARIHATDSNFDSPYSLEARSKGYDAPLWKKILGMKLTGGKLDDITVIVGQVVSS
- the LOC112719934 gene encoding probable protein phosphatase 2C 26 isoform X3, producing the protein MERKAREWNGVDRGGEDALLVSNYNGGVLAIADGVSGWAEEDVDPSLFPRELLANASNFVEDMEVNYDPQILIRKSHAATSSTGSATVIVAMLEKNGILKIANVGDCGLRVIRNGSVIFSTSPQEHYFDCPFQLSSERAGQTYLDAALGKQVSDVELIEGDTIVMGSDGLFDNVFDYEIVSTIATYRDVTEAAKALANLARIHATDSNFDSPYSLEARSKGYDAPLWKKILGMKLTVVYCKAHGGLNL